The following proteins are co-located in the Megalobrama amblycephala isolate DHTTF-2021 linkage group LG12, ASM1881202v1, whole genome shotgun sequence genome:
- the LOC125279983 gene encoding zinc finger protein 830-like: MASLQKGKKVVNQDDLRRLMREKKRSTEREKRVESPYAKYNSVGQLSCALCNASVKSALLWQTHVLGKQHKDRVSELKNRDSTPTPAPSSSSSSSSLKRGAPEPVCSSSSSSSGKRAKSHITAGAAAGQPEQTAVSSRQSAGLGLLVGHYDDDDDDEDTSSAAPAEEPVPAAGLPADFFDSSVSAAPPAVSHSGSVSKAEDGDETAPEKKDNTAEALPEGFFDDPVRDAKVRNVDTPRDHMDREWEEFQKEMRQVNTASDAIVAEDDEEGRLERQIDEIDEQIQCFRRVEVLRAKQEVVKSALRRERRQRDEPRSAGGEEEDEEELMHVLTQDWRAKGALA, translated from the exons ATGGCTTCGTTACAGAAGGGGAAGAAAGTGGTAAATCAAGACGATTTACGGCGGTTAATGAGGGAGAAGAAGCGGTCGACGGAGCGGGAGAAGCGCGTGGAATCGCCGTACGCCAAATACAACAGTGTGGGTCAGCTGAGCTGCGCGCTGTGCAACGCGTCCGTCAAATCCGCGCTGCTGTGGCAGACTCACGTGCTGGGAAAACAACACAAGGACAGAGTCAGCGAGCTGAAGAACAGAGACAGCACTCCGACACCTGctccttcatcatcatcatcatcctcatcgcTGAAGAGAGGCGCGCCGGAGCCCGTGTGTTCttcatcatcctcatcctcagGGAAAAGAGCCAAGAGTCACATCACTGCAG gTGCAGCCGCGGGACAGCCGGAGCAGACGGCCGTATCTTCCCGTCAGTCAGCAGGTCTCGGGCTCCTCGTCGGACactatgatgatgatgatgatgacgaagACACCAGCAGTGCAGCTCCAGCTGAGGAGCCGGTCCCGGCCGCCGGCCTCCCTGCGGATTTCTTCGACAGCAGCGTCTCCGCCGCGCCGCCAGCCGTCTCTCACTCCGGCTCCGTGTCCAAAGCCGAGGACGGGGACGAGACGGCGCCGGAGAAGAAGGACAACACGGCCGAAGCTTTACCCGAGGGCTTCTTCGACGATCCGGTGCGCGACGCCAAAGTGCGTAACGTGGACACGCCCCGAGATCACATGGACCGCGAGTGGGAGGAGTTCCAGAAGGAGATGCGGCAGGTGAACACCGCGTCCGACGCCATCGTGGCTGAAGACGACGAGGAagggcggctggagcggcagatCGACGAGATCGACGAGCAGATCCAGTGCTTTCGCCGCGTGGAGGTATTACGCGCCAAACAGGAAGTAGTGAAGAGCGCGCTGAGGAGAGAGAGACGGCAGCGGGACGAGCCGCGGTCGGCCGGCGGcgaggaggaggatgaggaagagCTGATGCACGTGCTGACGCAGGACTGGAGGGCCAAAGGAGCGCTGGCGTGA